The proteins below come from a single Stomoxys calcitrans chromosome 1, idStoCalc2.1, whole genome shotgun sequence genomic window:
- the LOC106092055 gene encoding protein CEPU-1-like, producing MIFIRILLAILFYRGIECQYKSMESDFNIHHDDGGMVVPPNTGNAGGTMMGGQNANGNGDAMYKANKPLDRGPYFDTSATKNVTSLVGRTAHLNCRIKNLGNKTVSWIRHRDLHLLTVAETTYTSDQRFTSIFNKATDDWSLQIKYPQLKDTGTYECQVSTTPPVGYTMLFSVVEPITNIPGGPDMYIDVGSTVNLTCVVRHLPDPPHSVHWTHNNEEINYDSARGGVSVITEKGDITTSHLLIQRATSADSGMYTCLPSNANPKSVTVHILQGEHPAAVQGTMKITAYVINIPILLVFNLYLL from the coding sequence ATGATTTTCATACGCATTCTATTAGCAATACTATTCTATAGAGGAATTGAGTGTCAATACAAAAGCATGGAAAGCGATTTCAACATTCACCACGACGATGGAGGCATGGTGGTGCCACCCAATACAGGCAATGCTGGTGGGACCATGATGGGAGGCCAGAATGCCAATGGCAATGGGGATGCTATGTACAAAGCCAACAAGCCCCTGGACcggggaccatatttcgatacgtCGGCCACCAAGAATGTAACCTCGCTGGTGGGCCGGACGGCTCATCTGAATTGTCGCATTAAAAATCTGGGCAACAAGACGGTCTCCTGGATCAGACACCGAGACCTGCATTTGCTGACGGTGGCGGAGACCACGTACACTTCGGACCAACGTTTTACATCGATTTTCAACAAGGCCACCGATGACTGGTCCTTGCAAATCAAATACCCACAGCTAAAGGATACGGGGACATATGAGTGCCAAGTTTCGACGACGCCGCCAGTCGGTTACACAATGCTGTTTTCCGTGGTGGAGCCCATAACGAACATACCCGGCGGACCCGACATGTACATTGATGTGGGGTCCACGGTGAATCTGACGTGTGTGGTGCGGCATCTGCCCGATCCGCCGCACTCGGTGCATTGGACCCACAACAACGAAGAGATCAACTATGACTCGGCGCGTGGCGGCGTCTCCGTGATAACGGAGAAGGGCGACATCACCACCTCCCATCTGCTGATACAGCGAGCCACCTCCGCCGACTCTGGAATGTACACCTGCCTGCCGTCGAATGCCAATCCCAAATCGGTCACAGTGCACATACTGCAAGGTGAACATCCTGCCGCTGTCCAAGGCACCATGAAGATAACCGCATACGTTATAAACATTCCCATTCTCTTAGTGTTCAATTTGTATCTGTTATGA